In Oryza sativa Japonica Group chromosome 1, ASM3414082v1, the genomic stretch acaatcatttatattattacgtcacttgcctgctccaattccttctagggctagctcttccactcaggcttgacggacgactccgacaacacgtcttttctgcaagatacaaaaagatgtattaggataaatgcgaagtaacatacatacatatatatatatatatatatatatatatatatatatatatatatattgcatttcacgttaacgttcgtcctcgttcgttcgctcgttcacgttccctagctcgttcacgttcgttcgcttgttctcattcacgttcgttccctcgttctcgcttgtcttcgttcgatcgttctcgttctcgctctcgttcgttcgatcgttctcgttctcgttcgttaacggcggtgtggcggcatcggggcagcggttggcgcggcggcgtggcggcggcggcggcggcgtggcgacggcggcggcgtggcgacggcggcggcggcgtggcgttgcggggccgtggcggtggcggcgtggcgtggcggcggcggcggggcgtggcagcggcggcattgcgcgcgcggcagcgaaggcggcggcggcgtggcgacggcgggggcggcgtggcgttggcatgcggcggcggcgttgcgcggcggcgaaggcggcggcgtggcgtgccggcggcggcattgcgcgcgcggcggcgaaggcggcggcgtggcgtgccggcggcggcattgcgcgcgcggcggcgaagacggcggcgtggcgtgccggcggcggcttggcgcggcgtcggcgtggcgcgtcgtcgtcgtggcgcggcgtctcgtggcgggcggcgcgacggagagagatcgagatcggagagatcgagatgaagggagatctggcggcggcggctctcaccccagagatgcggcggctgcgaaggaggcggaggcggcggcgaggacgacgagctcgagacgacggcgagatacggcggcgtcggcgcggggatttgccctaggcagtggcggcgaaggagagaggccgagagagatcgatcggccgaaaacgtctaagtgttggtgaagaagacgagggcgcaccgggaatatatatacccccggatctttactcccggttattgagaacaaccgggactaaagatatctttagtcccggttgttgagaacaaccgggagtaaagaaaagatctttagtcccggttgttctcaacaaccgggagtaaatatcttttcccgctatttcgaaattctttttaaacccggttagggttaagaaccgggactaaagattatagcactgcatatgattttcgcttacatatgtgtttataaaatagaagttaatgcattaacattatttaaagtacaaagattaatgacaattacttcgaaaaattatttttgtctgtaataaattaagtggataaatcgtaataagcaaatataattaataaaaattccaataatcatatatacttagcatatatatgaatgatattattatattggtaaaaactctaattaagatatgtatgtacatactgcatgatttaaaattaataaaaattgtaatcatcatatgtacttagcgtaggaattatattaaattaaatgctaaaaactctaattaacatatgtaaatgccacatgcatgatttaaaccttttaaaaattcgaatagtcatatataagtagcatatgaaagatagtaaattaaattgtgaaaaactctaatatatgaatgatagttttaaaaatatattaaatttaatacttttaaaaattctccagtcaattataattagcatatgaatgatagtaaattaaatgttaaaaactctaattaacatatgaaattgccacttgcgtgatttaaaacttttaaaaatcctctagtcaattataattagcatatgaatgctagtaaattaaatgttaaaaactctaattaacatacatatgaaattgccacctgtgtgatttaaaacttttaaaaattgtaagtatcacatataactagcatatacatgatttaaacttgttgaaacctctaataatcgtgcgtaattaacatatgccatacatcaattgatttatatggataatcaatacatccaaaatagtttacatcgtgtacacaataattacggcacgtactttctcctcactattgttccctccttgtgatcgctgcgtgagtaaggggtgtcttcatttgataggaggatgctagggtcaatcgtcaccgtgaaagggggttgcccatccaactgatcgtaatcctcgtcagtcttgtcctcaactccgacgatttttcttttgcctgggagaaccacttgacgcttaggctcatcaggccctctgcccttctttcctttgctagacatgtccttcacgaaaaagacttgcgttacatcattggcaaggacaaaaggttcgtccgagtatccaaccttgttaaggtcaacagttgtcatcccactgtcatcaatcattacgcctccaccagtcaacctaacccattggcaccggaacagaggaaccttgagaggaccatagtcaagttcccatatgtcctcgatggcaccgtaatacgtggcagttgttccatcgtgtcccatggcatcgacacgaacagcgttgttttggttcgtgctcttcatgtcttgggctctcgtgtagaatgtgtacccattgatctcatatccctggaatgtcgcgatcgacccagacggtcccctcgccaggaaggcaagttgttggttgatcgactcgttacccatgagatgttgtcgtagccacgcggggaaagtatcaatgtgatgccgtgtaatccatgcatcggacttaccgatgttcctggcgcgaactagagccaagtgctcctcgatgtaaggagctaccaatgaagagtgttgcagaacagtgaaatgggctttacggaataaattgttgtctaccgtcgttattgctttccttccgagagttccctttccccgtagtctcccttcatggcgtgattcaggtaccccgattgggcgaaggtcttcgataaattctacgcaaaattcgatgacctcctctgttccataacccttggcgatgcttccctctggacgagcacggttacgaacatacttcttcagaacgcccatgtacctctcgaaaggaaacatgttgtgtaggtacataggcccgagaatacggatctctttcacaaggtgacaaagcagatgcgtcattatattgaaaaatgaaggtggaaatatcaactcaaaactgacgagacattgcaccacttcattctgaagggcttctaatctatccggatagatgaccttctgcgaaattgcgttcatgaatgcacatagctttgttattgttgcccggacattgtctggaaggataccccttattacaactggtagcagttgtgtcatcaacacgtgacagtcatgagactttaggtttgtgaacttcttctccttcgtgcttattattcgcttgatattcgtggagtatccagacggtacctttatgctctccaagcattcaaacatactttccttctctgccttgctaagagtgtagctggctggactcaagtaatggcttcctttctcctttggttccgggtgaaggtcgccgcgttgttccatatgcttcagatcattacgtgcttccagtgtatctttcgactttccgtatacacctaggaagccaagaaggtttacgcaaaggttcttagtgaggtgcatcacatcgattgcgtggcgtacgtctaagaattcccaatatggtaactcccaaaatatagagttctttttccacatcgccgcgtgaccatcttcgctctttataagctggcttccaggcccctttccgaacactactttaagatctttaaccatagcaaacactgttttcccgctgcgatgtttaggcttcgtacggtggtcggccttatgttcgaagtgcttgcctttcttccgtaccgggtggtttgctgcaaggaatcgacgatgatccatgtatacaaccttcctacagtgcttaagatacatactttctgtttcatccatacagtgagtgcaagccttgtaccccttgttggactgtccggataggttgctaagtgcaggccaatcgttgatggttacgaacagcagcgctcgtaggttaaactcctcctgtttgtcctcgtcccacacggggacaccttccatcttccacaactgtttaagatcttcgaccagtggtcttaggtacacgtcgatgtcgttaccaggttgcttggggccttgaataataatcggcatcattatgtacttcctcttcatgcatagccagggggggaggttgtagatacacatcgtaacgggccaagtgctatggccgctgctcatctctccaaaaggattcatgccatccgtactcaaaccaaaccgtatgtttcatgcgtcctttccaaattctttaaattttctgtcgatgtttcgccactgcgaaccatcggcggggtgtctcagcatcccgtcctgttgacgctcttcagcgtgccatcgcaacattctagcattccccttgttcctgaacaaacgccttagccgtggtattatagggaaataccacatcaccttagcaggaattctcttctttgttagctgcccgtcaacttctcctggatcgtcccgtctaatcttgtatcgtagtgctttgcaaacagggcatgcttctaggttctcatactcctcaccgcgatataggatacaatcgttcggacatgcgtgaatcttatgaacttccagtcctaacgggcagactatcttcttagcctcgtacgttgtctcgggcaatttgtttccccccggaagaatgttcttgacgagtttcaataaatcgccaaataccttgtcactaaccctattttttgccttccattgcaacaactccagagtggtatccaactttttgtgcccctgctcgcaacctgggtacaacgaagttctgtggtcctccaacatcttgtccaatttatgggcctccttttcactttcgcagtcctccctggcgtcctgcaacatctgaccaagatcatccgcaacgtcgttaccaccagcagctatttcctcctcgcccgtttgatttccttcaaatccaacatactgagcaaagtccggaatattgtcgtcttccacttcatcttcttccatttcaacaccatgctctccgtgggatgtccaacaattatagcttggcatgaaccctgactcaaacaagtggaaatgaatagtcctggatgcagaatactccttctgattcttacacttattgcatggacaacaaataaaacccctttgcctgttagcttcggccactctcaaaaaatagtgcacgccgtcaataaactctttggaccgctgGTCAgcatacatccattgccgatccatctacatgagtcaaaaaaaaccgtacacaaataattattcttacaataatgacagtcatacaataattataagatatctttattcatacaaaaatcataaaatattacaccaaataattcttaaaaactatttgtaaagttttaaactaattttaatgtgttttacttcttttaattttcattttagtttgttttctattatttaagattaactttcactagagttttccttctcaactattttataaaaccttgtttagcaaatgaactaaatttctatatattctttcttccccacacacattttctctctcatcaacttacaactaaattttggagacaaaaaaagtgtgaaaaacataggtgcaaatgtagtatgacaaaaaaaaacattggaggatgaagttgcaaaccttttaggcacctccgatttgtatgtaatcaccaaaataaattcaatagaaattttggcatgacctcccctcttttttgaagaaattttgaagcttgctcgggcagctggaggaggaagaagacatatatataggggtgggactttagtcccggttggtagcaccaaccggggctaaagatcaccgggatctttagccattaccaaccgggactaaagttaccaaccgggactaaagatcccgggggggcttgacaggccctgacagcattcgaaccgggactaaagatgatctttagtcccggttggtaacacaaaccgggactaaagatcaaatatgcccgttacccttttgaaccgggactaaagatcatctttagccccggtttttattgcatccgggactattgtggaaatcggccgaccgacgaaagatggtttctccaccagtgagtgGCACAAAATGAAACCACAAGTCTAGGAACAAGCGGTTGAACCGTTGAGCACTCACCAAATCGAGAATATGGCATCTCCACCAAATCGAGAATATAGCATCTCCAAGGCTTCGAGATAGTACTAGATAATAAATCTGCTTTCCAGATTGTGTTGTTAACAGATCTGCTTAGGCTATGCGCATTCGGAAGCCTGGCTTCCCAAACCCCAGgacgtgcgcacggaaaacatAGCGGCCCATttgtgcatgattaattaagtatttactatttttttaaaaaaatgcatcaatatgatttttttaagcaactttcgtaaaaactttttgcaaaaaacgcaccgtttagcagtttgaaaatcgTGCATGCGGAAAATGAGGAGGAGACGATGGGAACTGGTAGTGCCGAACACAACCTTAGTAGCTTCCTAAGTATCCGTCTATGTTGCTATGAACAGCATACAATCATGTGTCATGTGTTCTAGCGAAAAAGAATACTATCATGTGCAGATTGCATATTTCCAAGTCTTCGGCTTCATTAACTTTGGCCCTGGTCACAGACGATGATGTTGGAAGTCATATGTATAAGTTAATGtaccatgaaaaaaatatatatgtatatataggcaTTACACAAAAAGTATTGTAGTATATATCTTGAGTAGAGAACTATTACAAACTACTTTAATGAAAATCAGTGTTGAGGAAATCCTTGGCTAACAGAATGTTAAGATGAAGTATATAGGCAATCGCTAATGAACTTGCAAGAGCAGGGTTGGCGATCCAGTATATTCGACTTTTCAGTCCCTTAACATTAATTTGCTATATCCATTTTGAGATTTTTATGGAGGACTTGACGATAATTTTAATGGAAAGAACATCATGCATGATAAGAATGAGAATGGGTTTAATTTCAATCTTGTTGGCATCTGGCAAAACTCAACCTCAAACCAAGAACAATCCTGTCAAATATAAGCACTAATCAATTGTTAGAACTAATTTATCCCCTAGTCATTGATAGAGGAATTTGGCTTAAATCCGTGCTATATGTAAAGAGGAGTATTGAAGTGAACACTACTAAATAAAAAACGAGTTTTTAGGTAAAGGAATATTCCCTTCTTGGGATTTTTTTCAGCAGTACTCGTCATTCTATTCTATAATTCTGACTGCTCCTTTTACTATTGACTAGTTTCTCTGCATTTATCTGTTTTTCACGAGCTTGAAACTTTTATAAGCACTTACATATCTTTGGATTGATTACCTGTAGATGCCTAAAATAGTTCAGCCTAGGATATCTGAACAAGTTGGAACAATAGAGTGGTATAATGGGATAAAAATGACAAAATACACGGGGGATTGATCGAATTCGCTTCGTTATGGGAATAAAGAAATTATTGCGTACCTTCATGATGGGCGTCTAGATATTTCCGCTTGAGGCTGGGCAGCTGTTGCCGCAGGCATGTAGGGAGCACTTTTAGAGCAGGGCATTCATTAATGATAAGCTGTTGGAGGGATGAGTATGCTTGCGGTGAATCTTGTAGCGATGCCAGGCTTTTGCAGTGGTGGAGATTGAGTTGTACCAACGAAGGGAGCTCGCCCGAGTGAGACTCCAGTGATTCAGGAGGAGAGAAGCGGTCCCCAGCTGGTGATGATGGTTCCAACGCAACAGCAGACACAATGTTGTCGCTGCAAGGCCCTGCTGGCCCGTGTCTCTGCTGGCCGAATATCGACTCAAGCTTAGGGTTGTCGTCTATGTCCATTTCCTTGAGAGATGGTGGGGCGTTGAAGATCTCTACCAAACTTTCACATTCATGTATTGATAGTGACTCCAGACGTGGCAGGAGTATCTCCCTTCCTGATGTTGACTGCTCAAGAGCTTGTGGCGAGAATCCCTTCAGTTTGCTGCATCGCTGTATCACTAATGTCCTCAAGGCTACCAAGCTCTGAAATTCTCTCTCTGGCCAGTGGATGAGACCATCACAACTAATAATTACCAAATCTTTAAGCTGTGCAAAGCATGCCCATAGTGCTTGTGCACCTGAACGGAAGAACACGTTGAAGCCAACTAGCTTCATAACTGGCAAAGGGTACTCACGATTCTGATTGTCCTTGCCATCCACCCACTCAATCAAAAAGCGTTCAGTTAGAGGTGTTGTTTCTTCACCTTCATGCTGCAATCTCAGAGTGGACAATGAAGCCATGTATCTAGGTATGCAAAGGAGCATCTGTTCAGAGCCATTTCCTATGTCTAACACACTGAGCTTTGGTGCTTCTGGTAGACTTGTCAACTCTGGACATTTCACAATACTAATGTTCTCAAGGTTAGGGAAGGTCGGTGGTTTGTCTTGTGTTCCTTCCGCTGCCTGCCATCTCTCGAATTGATTTAAATCacagagttcgagttcctttAAAGCTGGTAATGCAGGCTCTGACATATTACTGTCACTAGTAGGCAGTGATGTTAGCTCTCCACATCCCTTAATAACCAGCTTCTCAAGCTGAGGAAAATCAAGCTTTTCTTGTCTCTCATTTATTTCCCACCATCGGTTGAAACTCTTCAAGTTTGTTAGTTTAAGCTCTTTTAGTTTTGGGAATGTTGACGGTATCTCACTGTTTTGACCAATGCTGCACAAATACTGCAGTCCATGGAATCCATCCAGCCGAAGAACTTGAAGATCTTGTAGCTGCCAAAACTGAAGGAATATTTTGGCACATTGTACAATTATCTAGATCAATCTCTACAAGGCGTTTAAGCATACCCATCCATGATGGGAAAGATGAGCTCTTGCAGGATTTGACATTCAGAACGCGAAGCTCATCATGAGGTTTGAGAGCTTCGATCACCTTCTCATGACAATCTGATGCATTGGTGTAAGATCGATCTTCTTTGTCATTTTCATTCCATACTAAAGAAAGTGTTGAGAGCTTCTTGTTTTCAAGTTTCATCAGTCTTGCATCTTCCTCGTTAACATTTTCCATCTGACGTAGCTCTAGTTGACCGCTGATATCTAAATGTTGTAGCTCTCCGACATTACTGCAACCAGAGCCAGTACCAGCTACAAAACAAGTGAGTGTTTGTAAGGAAGTGAGTTTTCCCAAATCTGGAGGCATGTGCTTCAAACTTGTACATCCATGAGTGTGGAGGTGACAGAGGGCTGTCATGTACTTCATTTGTTTTGGAAGTCGATAGAGATCACTGCAGTCAGAAAGGTTCAAAGTTCGTAGACAGTATAGGATACTTATATCGTCAGGAAGTACTCTGATATCACTTTCTGAGAGATCTAGGTACCTCAAGTGATGTAGATGCTTTGGCTGAAGTAAGAACAAACTCCTACACTGATCGAGTTTCAATGCTCGTACAGCTCTGTATTTTGCTGAGTGTTGCAATGAACTTGATGTGAAAATAGGTTCAGCACAGAGCAGTGTTTGGATAGCTGGAGATTCTTTTTTCAGATAATCATTCATCACATTATCTGGATCATCACATGATAAAAGTAGATGGCGAGTAGCATTTGAATATGACCCTCTTTCAGTAGGATATTTAGTTATAGCGATACATTCCTTTCCCATAATTGAAGTGGCAACATCATGCATAAGATCGTGCATCTTACATATGATTCTGGAACAATGCCCATGGTTGCTTCTATATTTGTCAAATCGGACTCGCTTCAACTCCTGAAAGAAAGATCTAGAAGCTAATTCATTGAAAATACCTTCTCCAGTGGTTTCAAGGCGGATATCTTTTATTTCTGGGATTAATCCATTTGCGATCCTTATCAATCTCGTAATCCTTAGGAAAAAT encodes the following:
- the LOC107278977 gene encoding uncharacterized protein; translated protein: MSEPALPALKELELCDLNQFERWQAAEGTQDKPPTFPNLENISIVKCPELTSLPEAPKLSVLDIGNGSEQMLLCIPRYMASLSTLRLQHEGEETTPLTERFLIEWVDGKDNQNREYPLPVMKLVGFNVFFRSGAQALWACFAQLKDLVIISCDGLIHWPEREFQSLVALRTLVIQRCSKLKGFSPQALEQSTSGREILLPRLESLSIHECESLVEIFNAPPSLKEMDIDDNPKLESIFGQQRHGPAGPCSDNIVSAVALEPSSPAGDRFSPPESLESHSGELPSLVQLNLHHCKSLASLQDSPQAYSSLQQLIINECPALKVLPTCLRQQLPSLKRKYLDAHHEEKTCCRSRPSSLSGRASPRRNWSRWLTAMRNRYCTIQSRREAASTGMKKRGTRIQTST